The following proteins are encoded in a genomic region of Salinicoccus sp. RF5:
- the proC gene encoding pyrroline-5-carboxylate reductase has translation MSYRIGFIGAGKMVNHIVKGLLKSPEMKDDIIVTGRNQQKLDKFNEGKGIEVSTDYSLLSECDIIVNGVSSDQTLHVFNEVRAYTREDAIHISIAAGVSIDEMETILPQHKIVRNMPNIAVSVQEGVIVMAANAHISDEDKETLDEIFNRIAAVAWVEEPLMKYAPSLTGSSPTYTFLMIEAMADKAVSAGFPRQQAYMLAAQAVVGAGKLVLETESHPAVLKDQITTSGGSTIQGVMELENNGFRKSVIQAMEAINNANKK, from the coding sequence ATGAGTTATAGAATTGGATTCATCGGCGCCGGTAAGATGGTCAATCACATTGTCAAAGGTCTGTTGAAAAGTCCGGAGATGAAAGATGATATCATCGTCACCGGCAGAAACCAGCAGAAACTTGATAAATTCAATGAAGGAAAAGGAATAGAAGTAAGTACCGATTATAGTCTGCTGTCTGAATGCGATATTATCGTCAATGGTGTAAGTTCGGACCAGACACTTCATGTTTTCAACGAAGTGAGAGCTTACACAAGAGAAGATGCAATCCATATCTCCATCGCAGCAGGTGTATCAATTGATGAAATGGAGACGATCCTCCCACAGCATAAGATTGTAAGGAATATGCCTAATATCGCTGTATCTGTCCAGGAGGGCGTGATAGTAATGGCGGCCAACGCCCATATTTCGGATGAAGATAAGGAAACCCTTGATGAAATATTTAACCGGATTGCTGCGGTGGCATGGGTGGAGGAACCTTTGATGAAATATGCACCTTCGCTTACGGGGTCTTCTCCTACCTATACTTTCCTGATGATAGAGGCAATGGCGGACAAGGCGGTGAGCGCAGGCTTTCCACGCCAGCAGGCCTATATGCTGGCAGCCCAAGCTGTGGTGGGGGCAGGGAAACTTGTGCTGGAAACAGAATCCCATCCAGCAGTTCTGAAGGATCAGATTACTACATCAGGAGGATCCACCATACAGGGTGTTATGGAACTTGAGAATAACGGCTTCAGAAAAAGTGTTATTCAGGCAATGGAAGCGATAAATAATGCAAATAAAAAATAG
- a CDS encoding LysR family transcriptional regulator, translating into MISCEKSGAMNIDNIEAFVFVNHFGSINKASKALFLSQPSVTSRIKSLERELDAELFRRVGRQLTITDKGMEFLPFAENIIRTMKKGKAHLQNMEEKNEITIACSGLVSFYLVPRLMAMFKERFPDQKFRIMTETSETVARMVSDGEADYGFASNVSQTKLNAERVIESPIRLIVPSDHPFADGGAIDIERLVETPIVFFECGSLDWTMVHNLFLSLKEQPDIQYEVDSMESAKGIILNRAAIGFLPELSVYRELEEGSLAAIDVPALSHVSLKTDLIHHNDIHIDDFDEMVAIIRKAASQKPGVSPLSYI; encoded by the coding sequence GTGATTTCTTGTGAAAAGAGTGGTGCTATGAATATTGATAATATAGAAGCATTTGTTTTTGTTAATCATTTTGGAAGTATAAATAAAGCATCCAAGGCATTATTTCTTTCCCAACCATCTGTCACATCAAGGATCAAATCCCTTGAACGGGAACTGGATGCAGAACTGTTCAGACGTGTCGGGAGACAACTGACCATTACCGATAAAGGAATGGAGTTTCTGCCATTTGCGGAAAATATCATACGCACGATGAAAAAAGGGAAGGCACATCTTCAGAATATGGAAGAGAAGAACGAAATAACCATCGCATGTTCCGGCCTTGTCTCTTTCTATCTGGTTCCAAGACTGATGGCGATGTTCAAAGAACGTTTTCCCGACCAGAAGTTTAGAATTATGACAGAGACAAGTGAAACGGTTGCACGGATGGTGTCGGATGGGGAGGCTGATTATGGTTTTGCCAGCAATGTTTCCCAGACGAAATTGAATGCGGAAAGGGTGATTGAGAGCCCTATACGACTCATTGTTCCTTCGGATCATCCTTTTGCTGACGGAGGGGCGATCGATATTGAACGGCTGGTTGAAACACCCATCGTGTTTTTTGAATGTGGCTCCCTCGACTGGACAATGGTCCATAATCTGTTTTTGAGCCTGAAGGAACAGCCGGATATACAGTACGAAGTAGATAGTATGGAATCTGCTAAAGGGATTATTCTGAACAGGGCAGCTATTGGCTTTCTTCCGGAACTCAGTGTGTATAGGGAACTGGAAGAAGGCTCCCTTGCAGCAATCGATGTTCCGGCTCTGTCACATGTTTCGTTAAAAACTGATCTGATTCATCATAATGACATCCACATTGACGACTTTGATGAGATGGTCGCCATCATCAGGAAAGCGGCTTCCCAGAAGCCTGGAGTATCCCCCCTCTCTTACATATAG
- a CDS encoding amino acid ABC transporter ATP-binding protein, whose amino-acid sequence MIRVSGLKKSFNNNEVLKGISFQVDEGETVAIIGPSGSGKSTLLRCLNYLERPEAGSIEVGEVAIDAEKPKKAVVNQLRMQTSMVFQHYNLFKNKTVLENITYPLTATKKYRRGEAETVGQNLLEQVGILDKQEAYPISLSGGQQQRVGIARALAVDPHAILFDEPTSSLDPEWVGEVLNVISDIAQKDKTMLIVTHEMNFARDIADRVIFMADGYIVEEGKPEDIFDNPQHERTRRFLSKYGRQVSTENNKEEPALVMA is encoded by the coding sequence ATGATCAGAGTTTCTGGATTGAAGAAGTCATTCAATAACAACGAAGTATTGAAGGGTATAAGTTTTCAAGTAGACGAAGGAGAAACCGTGGCCATCATCGGTCCTTCAGGCTCAGGTAAATCAACGTTGCTCAGGTGTCTGAATTACCTTGAGAGGCCGGAGGCAGGAAGTATTGAAGTGGGAGAAGTAGCCATTGATGCAGAAAAACCGAAGAAGGCCGTGGTTAACCAGTTGAGGATGCAGACCTCCATGGTTTTTCAACATTATAATCTGTTTAAAAATAAAACTGTGCTGGAGAATATCACTTATCCGCTGACGGCCACAAAAAAGTATCGCAGAGGAGAGGCGGAGACTGTTGGACAAAATCTTTTGGAACAGGTGGGCATTCTTGATAAACAGGAAGCATATCCGATATCCCTATCAGGCGGGCAGCAGCAGCGGGTCGGTATTGCCCGGGCATTAGCTGTAGATCCGCATGCCATCCTTTTCGATGAACCAACTTCCTCCCTTGACCCCGAATGGGTTGGAGAGGTACTCAATGTCATCTCGGATATTGCTCAAAAGGATAAGACGATGTTGATTGTTACACACGAAATGAATTTTGCAAGAGATATCGCAGATCGAGTCATTTTCATGGCAGACGGCTATATTGTCGAAGAAGGCAAACCGGAAGATATATTCGACAACCCGCAGCATGAACGGACGAGAAGATTCCTCAGCAAGTATGGCAGACAGGTTTCTACAGAGAATAATAAAGAAGAGCCTGCACTGGTGATGGCTTAA
- a CDS encoding amino acid ABC transporter permease: protein MNFDLAYMLEIIPELLVYIPITLYLAIVSMIIAVAIGVVLSLLLVNKTPVLLQLSKLYISFFRGTPVLVQLLMIYFGLPQLFPWLNSLSAVNAAIIAFSLNTSAYLAEIFRAALISVDKGQTEAAISTGLTYRQAVWGIVLPQAVRNAVPATGNMFIGLIKNSSLAFTIGVTELLAQGKLLATATLQFFEAYLAVGIIYWGMTIIYSWVQRWYEARINRPYEV from the coding sequence ATGAATTTTGATTTAGCCTATATGCTTGAAATCATTCCGGAACTGCTGGTATACATACCAATCACATTATACTTGGCAATTGTATCGATGATCATTGCAGTGGCCATAGGTGTGGTGCTTTCGCTGCTTCTCGTCAACAAAACTCCCGTGTTACTGCAACTCTCCAAACTTTACATTTCTTTCTTCCGAGGAACTCCTGTGCTCGTGCAGTTGTTGATGATCTACTTCGGCCTGCCCCAGTTGTTCCCCTGGCTGAATTCATTATCAGCTGTGAATGCAGCCATCATTGCCTTCAGCCTTAATACTTCAGCATATCTGGCGGAAATATTCAGGGCTGCATTGATATCCGTGGACAAGGGCCAGACGGAAGCGGCGATATCAACTGGCCTAACATATCGCCAGGCAGTATGGGGCATTGTTCTGCCGCAGGCAGTAAGAAATGCAGTGCCGGCTACAGGAAACATGTTTATCGGATTGATAAAGAACTCCTCTTTGGCCTTCACAATCGGTGTAACCGAGTTGCTCGCACAAGGGAAACTGCTCGCTACAGCGACACTGCAGTTCTTTGAAGCCTATCTTGCAGTCGGAATCATCTACTGGGGTATGACGATCATATACAGTTGGGTGCAACGATGGTATGAGGCGAGGATCAACAGGCCTTATGAAGTCTGA
- a CDS encoding LLM class flavin-dependent oxidoreductase, whose product MTKKKIKLGVLIQGPGSHPTSWRSEDAVIDGSINFKHYLNVTQKAEDAGFAFMFIADGLHINKHSIPHFLNRFEPMTLLSALAPVTSKIGLAGTVSTTYSEPYNVARQLASIDNISGGRAGWNVVTSPLEGSADNFNKGNHPEHSLRYRMASEYVEVVQGLWDSYEDDAFVRNRESGEFLDETKLHTLGYEGEFFKVKGPLNIQRSPQGQPVIFQAGASKTGQDFAAKYGEAIFTHANSIEKNREYYSTLKNKAIEAGRKAEDILIFPSLSPIIAPTEQEAEQRYEQIKNLISIDKALEVLGRFFDHYDFSAHPLDEPFPDIGEVGKNSFRSTTDNIKEKAEKEALTLREVALQVASPKDPFYGSYEDVASRMIEWIEEGAADGFMLNPQVFDGQFDEFIENVLPILEDRGYYERQYIGDTLRENLGLGFKENRYTREVHKRDKEEVK is encoded by the coding sequence ATGACAAAGAAAAAAATAAAGCTGGGTGTGCTGATACAGGGGCCGGGATCACATCCGACGTCCTGGAGGTCAGAGGATGCTGTTATAGATGGCAGTATCAATTTCAAACATTATTTGAATGTGACACAAAAGGCAGAAGATGCAGGGTTTGCTTTCATGTTCATCGCAGATGGTCTTCATATCAACAAACATTCCATACCCCATTTTCTCAATCGCTTTGAACCAATGACCCTGCTCTCGGCATTGGCGCCTGTGACTTCGAAGATCGGGCTCGCCGGTACTGTATCGACTACATACAGTGAGCCGTATAATGTGGCGCGACAGCTTGCGAGTATTGACAATATAAGTGGCGGCAGGGCCGGATGGAACGTCGTTACATCGCCATTGGAAGGCAGCGCGGACAATTTCAACAAGGGCAATCATCCGGAACACTCTCTAAGATATCGAATGGCCAGCGAGTATGTGGAAGTGGTGCAGGGCCTTTGGGATTCCTATGAAGATGATGCGTTTGTCAGGAATCGCGAATCAGGCGAGTTTCTGGATGAAACAAAACTTCATACGCTGGGATATGAAGGAGAATTCTTTAAAGTGAAGGGTCCGTTGAATATCCAGCGCTCCCCGCAGGGGCAGCCTGTCATCTTTCAGGCCGGAGCGTCCAAGACGGGCCAAGATTTTGCGGCGAAGTATGGAGAAGCAATTTTCACCCACGCCAACAGTATTGAAAAAAATCGGGAATACTACAGCACGTTAAAAAATAAGGCGATAGAAGCAGGAAGGAAAGCAGAAGATATTCTCATCTTCCCATCACTTTCTCCGATTATTGCCCCGACAGAGCAGGAAGCTGAACAAAGGTATGAACAGATTAAGAATTTGATATCCATCGATAAGGCGTTGGAAGTGCTCGGAAGGTTCTTTGATCATTATGATTTTTCTGCCCACCCCCTCGATGAACCTTTCCCGGATATTGGAGAGGTTGGAAAGAACAGTTTCAGGTCAACGACTGATAATATTAAAGAGAAGGCGGAAAAAGAAGCATTGACGCTTCGGGAAGTTGCTTTGCAGGTGGCTTCTCCAAAAGATCCGTTCTATGGAAGCTACGAAGATGTCGCTTCCCGTATGATTGAGTGGATAGAAGAAGGAGCCGCTGACGGTTTTATGCTGAACCCACAAGTATTTGACGGGCAGTTCGACGAATTTATAGAAAATGTGCTTCCCATACTGGAAGATAGAGGATATTATGAACGTCAATATATCGGCGATACACTGAGAGAAAATCTGGGACTCGGGTTCAAGGAGAACCGTTACACAAGAGAGGTCCATAAAAGGGATAAGGAGGAAGTAAAATGA
- a CDS encoding glutaredoxin family protein — MNKKVNVLVWSKQGCSYCEEVKQYLEENHFDYQAIDVTENDHLRDILDVKYGIRHVPVVEVGFGNRYDAVTEVGIDALEDTLKHYRLSV, encoded by the coding sequence ATGAATAAAAAAGTGAATGTGCTGGTCTGGTCTAAGCAGGGCTGCTCCTACTGTGAAGAAGTGAAGCAGTATTTGGAAGAAAATCATTTCGATTATCAGGCTATAGATGTAACAGAAAACGACCATCTAAGGGATATCCTTGATGTAAAATATGGGATACGCCATGTGCCTGTGGTGGAAGTAGGCTTCGGCAACCGGTATGATGCCGTTACAGAAGTGGGGATAGACGCGTTGGAAGACACACTCAAACATTACAGGCTGTCGGTCTAG
- the ssuE gene encoding NADPH-dependent FMN reductase: MYDVVIVSGSPSQFSRSESVLKYIGVILAERGLSVRHVSVRDVPAKDLMFGNFNSPAVTDIAEDIHNARGVIVGSPVYKAAYSGVLKSLFDILPQDVLRDTPVLPIMSGGSISHLLAMEYTLKPLLSTLKGVPLKGVYYLDNQIDKESTEPILDSALISRTEKQIDYLIDKMNIEQTYR; this comes from the coding sequence ATGTACGATGTTGTGATTGTCTCAGGCAGTCCCTCGCAGTTCTCCAGGTCTGAAAGTGTCTTGAAATATATCGGCGTTATATTGGCGGAACGTGGCCTATCCGTCCGCCATGTATCCGTGCGGGACGTGCCAGCCAAAGATTTGATGTTCGGTAACTTCAATAGTCCAGCAGTCACTGATATTGCTGAAGACATCCATAATGCAAGAGGTGTCATTGTAGGTTCTCCAGTATACAAAGCTGCTTATTCTGGGGTGTTGAAAAGCCTCTTCGATATACTTCCGCAGGATGTATTAAGAGATACTCCTGTGCTGCCTATAATGTCAGGAGGGAGTATCTCCCACTTGCTTGCGATGGAATATACATTGAAACCCCTGCTCTCTACGTTGAAGGGTGTTCCCCTTAAAGGTGTCTATTACCTGGATAATCAGATTGACAAGGAAAGCACCGAACCCATTCTGGATAGTGCACTCATATCAAGGACCGAAAAACAGATAGACTACCTGATTGATAAGATGAATATCGAACAAACCTACAGATAA